Proteins from a single region of Pungitius pungitius chromosome 4, fPunPun2.1, whole genome shotgun sequence:
- the scamp2l gene encoding secretory carrier membrane protein 2, like: MSGLDSNPFVDPVDVNPFQDASITQATSRASDNAGEFNPFSASEMETHSGKTIPLAAASSQPAILQTSVEQSAQANAASGQANLLRQQEELEKKAAELERKERELRNNSSSSSSAGRTPIAGENNWPPLPSFSPVKPCFYQDFEADIPEEYRRICKRMYYLWMFHSATLFLNVLACLAYFTASPDYGVDFGLSILWFVLFTPMSFVCWYRPVYKAFRSDNSFSFFFFFFVFFFQVAVYIIQTVGIPKWGNSGWISSISMIGSNLPVAVVMMVVAGFFTVNAVLAVILLKMVHSKYRRTGASFSQAQQEFTRGVLTNQTVQTAASSAAASAAQGAFGRSQGS; the protein is encoded by the exons ATGTCGGGATTAGACAGCAACCCCTTCGTGGACCCCGTGGACGTGAATCCCTTCCAG GATGCGTCAATCACACAAGCCACCAGCAGAGCCTCCGACAACGCCGGCGAGTTCAACCCGTTCTCTGCCAGTGAAATG GAAACCCACTCTGGAAAGACCATCCCCCTCGCCGCTGCCTCCTCCCAACCTGCCATCCTGCAGACCTCCGTGGAGCAGAGCGCGCAg GCAAACGCGGCTTCTGGCCAGGCCAACCTGTtgaggcagcaggaggagctggagaagaaggcCGCCGAGCTGGAGCGGAAGGAGAGGGAGCTccgaaacaacagcagcagcagcagcagcgccggcAGAACGCCCATCGCTGGAG AGAACAACTGGCCACCTCTTCCCTCGTTCTCCCCCGTGAAGCCCTGCTTCTATCAGGACTTTGAGGCGGACATCCCCGAGGAGTACCGCAGGATCTGCAAGAGGATGTACTACCTCTGGATGT TCCACAGCGCCACCCTCTTCCTCAACGTGCTGGCCTGCCTGGCTTACTTCACCGCGAGCCCCGACTACGGCGTTGACTTCGGCCTGTCCATCCTCTGGTTCGTCCTCTTCACCCCCATGTCCTTCGTCTGCTGGTACAGGCCCGTCTACAAGGCCTTCAG GTCTGACAACTCCTtcagcttctttttcttcttctttgtcttcttcttccaagtGGCAGTGTACATCATCCAGACGGTCGGGATCCCCAAGTGGGGAAACAG CGGATGGATCTCATCCATCAGCATGATTGGCTCAAACTTGCCCGTGGCTGTGGTCATGATGGTGGTGGCCGGATTCTTCACTGTGAACGCCGTGCTGGCTGTGATTCTACTGAAGATG GTCCACTCCAAGTACAGGAGGACAGGGGCCAGCTTCAGCCAGGCCCAGCAGGAGTTCACCCGCGGGGTCCTGACCAACCAAACCGTGCAGACGGCTGCGAGCAGCGCCGCGGCCTCCGCTGCCCAGGGAGCCTTCGGCAGGAGCCAAGGCAGCTAG